A genomic segment from Segniliparus rotundus DSM 44985 encodes:
- a CDS encoding cation diffusion facilitator family transporter, whose product MAHDHDHAHGVGESSDRTWLFAALCLLLLLMAAEAAAGLLSGSLALLSDAAHMLTDVASLGLAIMAVKLAARPARGAMTYGLRRVEILSAQINGATLLILGGWFAYEGVQRLLRPHQVEGKLVLVTALVGVVVNLAATMCVNKANRASLNIEGAFQHILADLYAFIATVVAGLVIWLTGFSRADALAALVVAGLMLTSGWTLVRAASRVLLEAAPNGFSPDAIGAELAALPGVVEAHDLHIWEISSGHPALSVHVLVDEDADCHERRVAIKQLLWEEHGVEHTTIQVDHFAAGEEHCHEPHGLVHRSGRDEIRVIEHTGTHGHHCRG is encoded by the coding sequence ATGGCGCACGACCACGACCACGCGCACGGCGTGGGCGAGAGCAGCGACCGCACCTGGCTTTTCGCCGCGTTGTGCCTGCTCCTGCTGCTCATGGCGGCAGAAGCGGCGGCGGGGTTGCTCTCGGGCTCGCTGGCCCTTTTGTCGGACGCCGCCCACATGCTCACCGACGTGGCCTCGCTCGGCCTTGCGATCATGGCCGTCAAACTCGCCGCCCGCCCCGCCCGAGGGGCCATGACCTACGGGCTGCGCCGGGTGGAGATCCTTTCCGCGCAGATCAACGGGGCGACGCTCCTGATCCTCGGCGGCTGGTTCGCTTACGAAGGCGTTCAGCGGCTCCTGCGCCCCCACCAGGTCGAAGGCAAACTCGTGCTGGTCACAGCCCTCGTGGGCGTGGTGGTGAATCTCGCCGCGACGATGTGCGTCAACAAGGCGAACCGCGCCAGCCTGAACATCGAAGGAGCCTTCCAGCACATCCTCGCCGACCTTTACGCCTTTATCGCCACAGTCGTCGCTGGCCTGGTGATCTGGTTGACCGGATTCTCCCGCGCGGACGCGCTCGCCGCGCTCGTCGTCGCCGGGCTCATGCTCACATCGGGCTGGACGCTGGTGCGCGCGGCCTCCCGGGTCCTGCTCGAAGCCGCGCCGAACGGCTTCTCGCCGGACGCCATCGGCGCTGAACTCGCCGCGCTCCCTGGTGTCGTCGAGGCGCACGACCTGCATATTTGGGAGATCTCCTCCGGGCATCCCGCTCTTTCGGTCCATGTGCTGGTCGACGAGGACGCGGACTGCCATGAGCGGCGCGTGGCGATCAAACAGCTCCTGTGGGAGGAGCACGGCGTCGAGCACACGACGATCCAAGTGGACCACTTCGCCGCCGGGGAAGAGCACTGCCACGAGCCGCACGGGCTGGTGCACCGGTCTGGACGAGACGAAATCCGCGTCATAGAGCACACTGGTACGCATGGGCATCACTGTCGAGGCTGA
- a CDS encoding NAD(P)/FAD-dependent oxidoreductase, translating to MGITVEADFLVVGAGIAGASTGYFLAQHGKVVVLEREAAPGQHATGRSAAMYEPAYGNAQVRALTAASRSFFDSPPEGFAEHPLLSPRGVVIAQLAGEEFGPGADPAGPALTDEALIADLLEVPGATLLSKHDVLSLIPVLREEMVLGGVHDAQAEDVDVGELHLGFLKGIRARGGEVRCGRGVAAVSRVGAAWQVQAGDESYRAPVLVNAAGAWADVVARLAGVREIGLVPKRRSAFVFHPPHGLDVRALPMFKDLRIGFYVKPDAGMLLGSPANADPTHPQDVRPPDLDVALAIHRIEEATTLTVGRPLRAWAGLRSFVRDGGLVGGYAPDAAGFFWVAAQGGYGIQTSPAMGEATAALALGEQIPEHIAAHSLTAEALAPDRLR from the coding sequence ATGGGCATCACTGTCGAGGCTGACTTCCTTGTCGTCGGCGCGGGGATCGCCGGGGCTTCGACCGGGTACTTCCTCGCCCAGCACGGCAAAGTCGTCGTGCTGGAACGGGAAGCCGCGCCGGGGCAGCACGCCACTGGCCGCTCTGCCGCGATGTACGAACCCGCCTACGGCAACGCCCAAGTGCGCGCCCTCACGGCGGCGAGCCGCAGTTTCTTCGACTCGCCGCCCGAAGGCTTCGCCGAACACCCGCTGCTCTCCCCCCGGGGGGTGGTGATCGCGCAGCTCGCCGGGGAAGAATTCGGGCCCGGAGCCGACCCGGCAGGACCGGCGCTGACCGACGAAGCCCTGATCGCGGACTTGCTCGAAGTGCCCGGTGCGACATTGCTCAGCAAGCACGACGTGCTCTCGCTCATCCCGGTGCTGCGAGAAGAAATGGTGCTCGGCGGGGTGCATGACGCCCAGGCCGAGGACGTGGACGTCGGCGAGCTGCACCTCGGCTTCCTGAAGGGAATCCGGGCGCGCGGCGGCGAAGTCCGCTGCGGGCGCGGGGTCGCCGCGGTCAGCCGCGTCGGGGCCGCCTGGCAGGTCCAGGCGGGGGACGAGTCCTATCGCGCCCCCGTGCTCGTCAACGCCGCCGGGGCTTGGGCCGACGTGGTCGCGCGGCTCGCCGGGGTCCGCGAGATCGGTTTGGTCCCCAAACGCCGCTCCGCGTTCGTCTTCCACCCGCCGCACGGGCTCGACGTCCGCGCGTTGCCGATGTTCAAGGATTTGCGCATCGGTTTCTACGTGAAGCCGGACGCGGGCATGCTCCTCGGCTCCCCGGCGAACGCCGACCCGACGCACCCGCAGGACGTGAGACCGCCGGACCTGGACGTCGCCCTCGCGATCCACCGCATCGAAGAGGCCACCACGCTCACAGTGGGCCGCCCGTTGCGCGCATGGGCGGGGCTGCGCTCCTTCGTCCGCGACGGGGGGCTGGTCGGCGGGTACGCGCCGGACGCGGCGGGGTTCTTCTGGGTCGCCGCGCAGGGCGGCTACGGCATCCAAACCTCTCCCGCCATGGGCGAGGCGACCGCCGCTCTGGCCCTGGGCGAGCAGATCCCCGAACATATCGCCGCGCACAGCCTCACCGCGGAGGCGCTGGCCCCGGACCGGCTGCGATGA
- a CDS encoding VOC family protein, with translation MNAPGREAAAPWPTLVYEDAKAAVVFFARSFGFTPATLVGSGERVLRAELVWKGGGVAVVFSASETDQEGARSLSLVAESAQEVQELYARAVAAGARSVAAPHDDEDGSRCFRVADPAGVLWCFRSEGTAAAQEPQIFDDGSEEVPQPPPAHACAE, from the coding sequence ATGAACGCCCCGGGGCGCGAAGCCGCCGCGCCGTGGCCGACGTTGGTCTACGAGGACGCGAAAGCGGCGGTCGTGTTCTTCGCCAGGTCTTTCGGCTTCACCCCCGCCACGTTGGTCGGCTCCGGCGAGCGCGTGCTGCGCGCGGAACTCGTCTGGAAAGGCGGTGGCGTCGCCGTGGTCTTCTCGGCCTCGGAGACGGACCAAGAAGGCGCCCGTTCGCTTTCGCTCGTCGCCGAGTCCGCGCAGGAGGTGCAGGAGCTCTATGCGCGCGCTGTGGCGGCGGGGGCGCGCAGCGTGGCGGCTCCCCACGACGACGAAGACGGCTCGCGTTGTTTCCGCGTCGCCGATCCGGCAGGCGTGCTCTGGTGCTTCCGAAGCGAAGGGACGGCCGCGGCTCAGGAGCCGCAGATCTTCGACGACGGCTCTGAGGAAGTCCCGCAGCCGCCCCCCGCGCACGCTTGCGCTGAATAA
- a CDS encoding SdpI family protein encodes MPSTWVVVLATVFVLSGAALLAIAWASWAQKLPRNRFAGVRTSATMRSDQAFKLGNKIAAPGMAASGAVMILAAVGAAALHSPWGLGAAVVTGAAVSIIPAGYGAYVGSKAADRVPAAPESVPTCPYSAQACAGGGCGTSSEPSSKICGS; translated from the coding sequence ATGCCGTCCACGTGGGTCGTCGTCCTCGCGACCGTCTTCGTTCTCAGCGGCGCCGCTCTGCTCGCGATCGCATGGGCTTCATGGGCGCAGAAGTTGCCCCGGAACCGCTTCGCCGGGGTGCGCACGAGCGCGACCATGCGTTCCGATCAGGCATTCAAGCTCGGCAATAAAATCGCTGCGCCGGGCATGGCGGCGAGCGGCGCGGTGATGATTCTCGCCGCGGTCGGCGCGGCGGCCCTGCACAGCCCGTGGGGCCTGGGGGCCGCAGTCGTGACCGGCGCTGCCGTCTCCATCATTCCCGCTGGCTATGGGGCGTATGTGGGCAGCAAAGCCGCAGACCGCGTGCCCGCAGCGCCCGAGAGCGTTCCCACCTGCCCTTATTCAGCGCAAGCGTGCGCGGGGGGCGGCTGCGGGACTTCCTCAGAGCCGTCGTCGAAGATCTGCGGCTCCTGA
- the leuS gene encoding leucine--tRNA ligase translates to MTEPAAHRYDNATVRRIEEFWQAEWQRSGALHADNPTGELAGDGAAREPFFIMDMFPYPSGDGLHVGHPLGFIATDVFARFQRMAGKNVLHTMGFDSFGLPTEIYAVQTGTHPAAVTDRNVERFLRQIRRIGLGHDERRRFKTSDPDYYRWTQWIFLKIYNAWYDREAGRARPVGELEAAFASGARATPDGRAWSALTKAEQRAVVDSHRLVGRHESVVNWCPGLGTVLSNEEVTDEGRSERGNFPVFRKSLRQWTMRITEYADRLIDDLDRLDWPEKVKSMQRNWIGRSTGAVVSFPCGEQVLEVFTTRPDTLYGVTFLVAAPESELVASLVPQAWPVGTDPRWTGSAATPAEAVATYRAKVANRAERERQEDKAKTGVFTGAFAVNPLTQERIPVFVADYVLAGYGTGVVMAVPGHDQRDWDFAKTFGLPVAEVVSGGDVEIGAHTGEGQLVNSGSWDGLSASEAKAVAADDLERLGVGRKQLQYKLRDWLFARQRYWGEPFPLVADESGQVFPLDDTALPVLLPQIEDFRPIVFDADDQDSRPSAPLKKAGDWLTVECDFGDGAQPYTRETDVMPNWAGSCWYYLRYLDPKNEEAFCDPENERYWIGPRPDARGGADPGGVDLYVGGTEHAVLHLLYARFWHKVLHDLGYVSSAEPFRRLFNQGYIQAPSYTDSRGAYVPAAEVEERDGEFFWQGQPVKREFGKMGKSLKNSITPDEICDEYGADTLRVYEMSMGPLDQSKDWSTKDIVGAQRFLARVWRVVVDEQSGQACVVDAEPDAETVRALHRAIDQVGQEYAALKFNLAVAKLIEYTNYLTKRYLSGQQGAEGAPRAAVEPLVVMLAPLAPHLAEELWRRLGHDELLVRHPFPTADPAFLVDDEVKLPVQVAGKVRATIVVPAGVSEDVVRAAALADPKVVEHLAGKEPKRVIVVPKKMVSIVL, encoded by the coding sequence ATGACTGAACCTGCCGCGCATCGTTACGACAACGCCACCGTCCGGCGCATCGAGGAGTTTTGGCAGGCCGAGTGGCAGCGTTCGGGGGCGCTGCACGCGGACAACCCGACCGGCGAGCTCGCGGGCGACGGCGCGGCGCGGGAGCCGTTCTTCATCATGGACATGTTCCCCTACCCCTCCGGGGACGGATTGCACGTCGGGCATCCGCTCGGCTTCATCGCCACCGACGTGTTCGCCCGGTTCCAGCGGATGGCGGGCAAGAACGTCCTGCACACAATGGGCTTTGACTCCTTCGGCCTGCCCACGGAGATTTACGCGGTGCAGACCGGGACACACCCGGCGGCGGTGACCGACCGCAACGTCGAGCGGTTCTTGCGCCAAATCCGCCGCATCGGCCTCGGCCACGACGAACGCCGCCGGTTCAAAACCTCCGACCCGGACTACTACCGTTGGACGCAGTGGATCTTCCTGAAGATTTACAACGCCTGGTACGACCGCGAGGCTGGCCGAGCCCGGCCGGTGGGCGAGCTGGAGGCGGCGTTCGCCTCCGGAGCGAGGGCGACGCCGGACGGGCGCGCGTGGTCCGCGCTGACCAAGGCCGAGCAACGCGCGGTCGTCGACTCGCACCGGCTCGTGGGCAGGCACGAGTCGGTGGTGAACTGGTGCCCCGGCCTCGGGACGGTGCTGTCGAACGAGGAGGTCACCGACGAGGGCCGCTCGGAGCGCGGCAATTTCCCGGTGTTCCGCAAGAGCCTGCGGCAATGGACGATGCGCATCACCGAGTACGCCGACCGGCTCATCGACGACCTCGACCGGCTGGACTGGCCTGAGAAGGTCAAATCCATGCAGCGCAACTGGATTGGCCGCTCCACTGGCGCGGTGGTGTCCTTCCCATGCGGCGAGCAGGTGTTGGAAGTCTTCACCACCCGCCCGGACACCCTCTACGGCGTCACATTCCTGGTCGCCGCGCCCGAATCGGAGCTCGTCGCCAGCCTTGTGCCGCAAGCCTGGCCGGTCGGGACGGACCCGCGGTGGACCGGCTCGGCCGCGACGCCGGCCGAGGCCGTCGCCACGTACCGGGCCAAGGTCGCGAACCGGGCCGAACGGGAGCGTCAGGAGGACAAAGCCAAGACGGGCGTGTTCACGGGGGCGTTCGCCGTCAACCCGCTCACGCAGGAGCGCATTCCCGTCTTCGTCGCGGACTACGTCCTCGCCGGTTACGGCACGGGCGTTGTCATGGCCGTGCCGGGGCACGACCAGCGGGACTGGGACTTCGCGAAAACCTTCGGGCTGCCCGTCGCGGAGGTGGTTTCCGGCGGGGACGTCGAGATCGGCGCGCACACCGGCGAGGGGCAGCTGGTGAACTCCGGGTCGTGGGACGGGCTTTCCGCGAGCGAGGCGAAGGCCGTCGCTGCCGACGATCTCGAGCGGCTCGGGGTGGGCCGCAAGCAGCTGCAATACAAGCTGCGCGACTGGCTCTTCGCCCGCCAGCGTTACTGGGGCGAGCCGTTCCCTCTGGTCGCGGACGAATCCGGGCAGGTCTTCCCGCTCGACGACACGGCCCTGCCGGTGCTGTTGCCGCAAATCGAGGACTTCCGGCCCATCGTCTTCGACGCCGACGACCAAGACTCCCGCCCGTCCGCCCCGTTGAAAAAAGCGGGCGATTGGCTCACGGTGGAATGCGACTTCGGCGACGGCGCGCAGCCGTACACCCGCGAAACCGACGTGATGCCGAACTGGGCCGGGAGCTGCTGGTATTACTTGCGCTACCTCGACCCGAAGAACGAGGAGGCGTTCTGCGACCCGGAGAACGAACGTTATTGGATCGGCCCGAGGCCCGACGCCCGAGGCGGCGCAGATCCGGGCGGGGTGGACCTGTACGTCGGCGGGACCGAGCACGCGGTGCTGCACCTGCTGTACGCGCGGTTCTGGCACAAAGTCCTCCACGACCTCGGCTACGTGTCTTCGGCGGAGCCGTTCCGGCGTTTGTTCAACCAGGGCTACATCCAGGCGCCCTCGTACACCGACTCCCGAGGCGCGTACGTCCCCGCGGCTGAGGTCGAGGAGCGCGACGGGGAGTTCTTCTGGCAGGGGCAACCGGTCAAACGCGAGTTCGGCAAAATGGGCAAGAGCCTGAAGAACTCGATCACCCCCGACGAGATCTGCGACGAGTACGGCGCGGACACGCTGCGGGTCTACGAGATGTCGATGGGCCCCTTGGACCAGTCCAAGGACTGGTCCACCAAGGACATCGTCGGCGCGCAGCGCTTCCTCGCCAGGGTGTGGCGTGTCGTGGTGGACGAGCAGTCCGGGCAGGCCTGCGTTGTCGACGCGGAGCCGGACGCAGAGACTGTGCGCGCCTTGCACCGCGCCATCGACCAGGTCGGCCAGGAGTACGCCGCGCTGAAGTTCAACTTGGCGGTGGCCAAGCTCATCGAGTACACCAACTACCTCACCAAACGCTATCTTTCCGGCCAGCAGGGCGCGGAAGGCGCGCCGCGCGCCGCGGTGGAGCCGCTTGTGGTGATGCTCGCCCCGCTCGCCCCGCACCTGGCCGAGGAGCTGTGGCGCAGGCTCGGGCACGACGAACTGCTGGTGCGCCACCCCTTCCCGACCGCCGACCCGGCGTTCCTCGTGGATGACGAGGTGAAGCTCCCGGTGCAGGTCGCAGGCAAAGTGCGCGCCACGATCGTCGTGCCCGCCGGGGTTTCGGAGGACGTTGTCCGCGCGGCCGCCCTCGCCGACCCCAAAGTCGTGGAGCACCTGGCGGGCAAGGAGCCCAAGCGGGTCATCGTCGTGCCGAAGAAGATGGTCAGCATCGTGCTGTGA
- a CDS encoding PPOX class F420-dependent oxidoreductase → MAEAHPEVTFAPEVRAFLEEGTRTGVVAWAGATGQPYAAPVWFVVEQDVLLFTTMADSAKAKAMRRDPRIALTAQLSEPPYAYVQVRGIAELIEDLAEVRRVATLAGGRYMGQDRAEEFGERNGQPGEVVVRLRPTTVTAMLDVTAT, encoded by the coding sequence GTGGCCGAGGCGCATCCCGAAGTGACGTTCGCTCCCGAAGTGCGGGCCTTCCTCGAAGAGGGCACCAGGACCGGGGTCGTGGCGTGGGCCGGGGCGACAGGGCAGCCGTACGCCGCCCCGGTGTGGTTTGTGGTCGAGCAGGACGTGCTGCTGTTCACCACGATGGCCGACTCCGCGAAGGCCAAAGCCATGCGGCGCGATCCTCGGATCGCGCTCACCGCGCAGCTCTCGGAGCCCCCATACGCCTATGTGCAGGTCCGAGGCATCGCCGAGCTGATTGAGGACCTCGCGGAAGTCCGCCGGGTGGCAACCCTCGCGGGCGGGCGGTACATGGGCCAGGATCGGGCGGAGGAGTTCGGCGAGCGCAACGGGCAGCCGGGCGAAGTGGTCGTCCGGTTGCGTCCGACCACCGTGACGGCCATGCTCGACGTGACCGCGACCTGA
- a CDS encoding ABC-F family ATP-binding cassette domain-containing protein has protein sequence MAHLLGAESIRREFPTKVVLDSVTVGVAEGDRIGLVGRNGDGKSTLMRLLAGLDKPDAGRVTARSGLRVGVLGQSDNLDPEASVRQAVVGDAPEHEWASDPKIRDVFAGLLPDKELWEQPVRALSGGQRRRVGLAALLAGDWDVLMLDEPTNHLDLEGVLWLAEHMKSRWPRGAGGLLVVTHDRWFLDEVCTTTWEVHDRVVEPFDGGYAAYVLAKVERDRMAAAHESKRQNLMRKELAWLRRGAPARTSKPKFRIEAANQLIANEPPPRNTVELRSTAVTRLGKTVLDLVGAGVSFDGREVLREVEWRIAPGERTGILGVNGAGKSTLLGLVTGEVEPTAGKVARGKTVKIATLSQNLAELAEHESQRVREVLADKRSSYTVGGKEHTPAQLLERLGFSSAQLSTPIRDLSGGQKRRLQLLLILLDEPNVLILDEPTNDLDTDMLVALEDLLDGWPGTLLVVSHDRYLLERVTDQQYAILGGTLRHLPGGVEEYLALRRAADARSSSPAGAKAKSSGSADLRAAQKEIASVERRVEKLGAQIEAARHKLAAHDPDDFPGLAAGADALRALEREQAELEDRWLELLEQAQ, from the coding sequence ATGGCGCACCTGCTCGGCGCGGAGTCGATCCGCCGTGAATTCCCCACAAAAGTCGTGCTCGACTCCGTGACCGTGGGCGTCGCCGAAGGCGACCGCATCGGGCTGGTCGGGCGCAACGGCGACGGCAAATCCACGCTCATGCGCCTCCTGGCGGGCCTGGACAAACCGGACGCGGGCCGGGTCACCGCGCGCAGCGGCCTGCGCGTCGGCGTGCTCGGCCAAAGCGACAACCTCGATCCCGAAGCCTCCGTCCGCCAGGCCGTCGTCGGCGACGCGCCCGAGCACGAGTGGGCCTCGGACCCCAAGATCCGCGACGTGTTCGCGGGGCTCCTCCCGGACAAGGAGCTGTGGGAACAACCGGTCCGGGCGCTCTCCGGCGGGCAACGCCGCAGGGTCGGGCTGGCAGCCCTGCTGGCGGGCGACTGGGACGTGCTGATGCTGGACGAGCCGACGAACCACCTGGACCTGGAAGGCGTGCTGTGGCTGGCCGAGCACATGAAGAGCCGCTGGCCGCGAGGCGCTGGGGGCCTGCTGGTCGTCACCCACGACCGCTGGTTCCTCGACGAGGTCTGCACCACCACCTGGGAGGTGCACGACCGCGTCGTCGAACCGTTCGACGGCGGCTACGCGGCGTACGTGCTCGCGAAGGTCGAGCGGGACCGGATGGCGGCGGCGCACGAGTCCAAACGCCAGAACCTCATGCGCAAAGAGCTCGCGTGGCTGCGCCGAGGCGCCCCGGCGCGCACCAGCAAACCGAAATTCCGCATCGAGGCCGCGAACCAGCTCATCGCGAACGAACCCCCGCCGCGCAACACCGTCGAACTCCGATCGACCGCTGTGACCCGGCTCGGCAAAACCGTGCTGGACCTGGTGGGAGCCGGCGTCTCGTTCGACGGCCGGGAGGTGCTGCGCGAGGTCGAGTGGCGAATCGCCCCCGGCGAGCGCACCGGGATCCTCGGGGTGAACGGAGCGGGGAAGTCCACACTGCTCGGGCTGGTGACCGGGGAGGTCGAGCCCACTGCGGGCAAGGTCGCGCGGGGCAAGACGGTGAAGATCGCGACGCTCAGCCAAAACCTCGCCGAACTAGCCGAGCACGAGTCGCAGCGGGTGCGCGAAGTGCTCGCGGACAAGCGCAGCTCGTACACCGTCGGCGGCAAGGAGCACACCCCAGCGCAGCTGCTCGAACGGCTGGGGTTCTCCAGCGCGCAGCTGTCCACGCCGATCCGGGACCTCTCGGGCGGCCAGAAGCGGCGGCTGCAACTCCTGTTGATCCTGCTGGACGAGCCCAATGTGCTCATCTTGGACGAGCCGACCAACGACCTCGACACGGACATGCTCGTCGCGCTCGAAGACCTCCTGGACGGTTGGCCGGGCACGCTGCTGGTTGTCTCGCACGACCGCTACCTGCTGGAACGGGTCACCGACCAGCAGTACGCGATCCTCGGCGGCACATTGCGGCATCTGCCAGGCGGGGTGGAGGAGTATTTGGCGTTGCGGCGGGCGGCAGACGCGCGCAGCTCCTCGCCGGCCGGGGCGAAGGCGAAGTCCTCCGGGTCCGCGGACCTGCGGGCGGCGCAGAAAGAGATCGCCTCGGTCGAGCGCCGCGTCGAAAAGCTCGGCGCGCAGATCGAAGCCGCGCGGCACAAGCTCGCCGCGCACGACCCGGACGACTTCCCAGGGCTCGCCGCCGGGGCGGACGCGCTGCGCGCCCTCGAACGCGAACAAGCCGAACTCGAAGACCGCTGGTTGGAGCTGCTCGAACAGGCGCAGTGA
- a CDS encoding JAB domain-containing protein yields MTTAMRDIPQHDRPRERLLRQGAAALSEAELVAIHLGSGHARASALDVAHVLLTSWGGVHGLARARPEELARTPGVGPAKAARLAAAFAIAGRVDAPDEPVQLVQSSDIARVASRVLGASRTEQVAVLVADARLRLRRTEIVAMGSATACPVPVREILATVLRHDGVAFALAHNHPSGDPTPSAADRALTDMLHNAAWATGLRFLDHIVVAGERWRSAAF; encoded by the coding sequence ATGACCACAGCCATGCGCGACATCCCGCAGCACGACCGGCCGAGGGAGCGGCTGCTGCGCCAAGGCGCCGCCGCGCTCAGCGAAGCGGAGCTGGTCGCGATCCATCTTGGTTCCGGGCATGCGCGGGCGAGCGCCCTCGACGTCGCCCACGTCTTGCTGACATCCTGGGGCGGCGTCCACGGGCTCGCCCGAGCCCGCCCGGAAGAGCTCGCCCGCACCCCAGGGGTGGGGCCTGCGAAGGCGGCGCGGCTGGCGGCGGCGTTCGCGATCGCGGGGCGCGTGGACGCTCCGGACGAGCCTGTGCAGCTCGTGCAGTCCTCGGATATCGCGCGTGTCGCCAGCAGGGTGTTGGGGGCGTCGCGGACAGAGCAGGTCGCGGTGCTGGTCGCCGACGCGCGGCTTCGGTTGCGCCGGACGGAGATCGTCGCGATGGGCTCGGCGACCGCGTGCCCCGTGCCGGTGCGGGAAATCCTCGCCACGGTGCTCCGTCACGACGGCGTCGCGTTCGCCCTTGCGCACAACCACCCGAGCGGCGACCCCACGCCGAGCGCCGCCGACCGGGCGTTGACGGACATGCTGCACAACGCCGCTTGGGCCACAGGCCTGCGCTTCCTCGACCACATCGTCGTCGCGGGGGAGCGGTGGCGCAGCGCGGCGTTCTGA
- a CDS encoding VC0807 family protein: MPGIPQESARSSAIVRKTLLAALTPLIVYYLARACGAPPWLALTASVVAAAAQTAVNALRERKLDLVSGYMLLLFGMNLAVVLLTENPRLAMAINSVPAFVLALFLLVSGIIRKPVTQDLVEKLRPSLRESELPGRGWSAQDIRDYRAAHARLSVLSGAACLALSLIGLAFIISLPVDMSQLLNSIVSNAGAVLVVILIVSKVRSFVKSHDRPA; this comes from the coding sequence ATGCCAGGTATTCCTCAGGAGTCTGCGCGTTCGTCGGCGATCGTCCGAAAAACGTTGCTCGCCGCCCTGACCCCGCTGATCGTGTATTACCTGGCGAGGGCATGCGGGGCGCCGCCCTGGCTCGCCCTCACGGCGTCCGTGGTCGCCGCCGCCGCGCAAACCGCCGTCAACGCGCTGCGCGAACGGAAACTAGACCTCGTCTCCGGCTACATGCTGTTGCTCTTCGGGATGAACCTGGCGGTCGTCCTGCTCACCGAAAACCCCCGGCTGGCCATGGCCATCAACAGCGTGCCCGCTTTCGTCCTGGCCCTGTTCCTCCTCGTCTCGGGCATCATCCGCAAACCCGTGACGCAAGACCTCGTCGAGAAGCTGCGCCCGAGCCTTCGGGAAAGCGAGCTGCCCGGGCGCGGCTGGTCCGCACAAGACATCCGCGACTACCGGGCGGCACACGCGCGGCTGAGCGTTCTCAGCGGCGCGGCATGCCTCGCGCTCTCGCTCATCGGACTCGCCTTCATCATCAGCCTCCCCGTGGACATGTCGCAGCTCCTGAACAGCATCGTGTCGAACGCGGGCGCTGTGCTGGTCGTCATCCTCATCGTCAGCAAAGTGCGCTCGTTCGTGAAAAGCCACGACCGTCCGGCGTGA
- a CDS encoding acyl-ACP desaturase, with amino-acid sequence MGADLDQSALLFELEEVAEREVNRHLAMAKDWHPHDYVPWSDGKNFAALGGVDWDPEQSKLSDVAKAALVTNLLTEDNLPSYHNRIAGDLSPDGAWGTWVGRWTAEEARHSTVMRDYLVVTRGVDPVALECDRMTHMTHGFQPLARFPHGTGAAFLHTVAYVSFQELATRISHRNTGAICGDPIAEAIMQRLALDENLHMVFYRNICGAALDADPDQAMEAIANVVTNFQMPGSNMPNFRRHGVLMAKHGVYDLRQHLEEVLLPVIRTWRVFERADFTARGEAARDRLAAYLEDLRTVQVPRFEEHRDRALARDKARGIDRALAPQAV; translated from the coding sequence TTGGGAGCGGATTTGGATCAGTCGGCGTTGCTGTTCGAGCTGGAGGAAGTCGCCGAGCGGGAGGTGAACCGGCACTTGGCCATGGCCAAGGACTGGCACCCGCACGACTATGTGCCCTGGTCGGACGGGAAAAACTTCGCGGCGCTCGGCGGCGTCGACTGGGACCCGGAGCAGTCCAAGCTTTCCGATGTGGCCAAAGCCGCGCTGGTCACGAACCTTTTGACTGAGGACAACTTGCCGTCGTACCACAATCGGATCGCCGGGGACCTTTCCCCGGACGGGGCCTGGGGCACATGGGTCGGGCGGTGGACCGCGGAGGAGGCCCGCCACTCGACGGTGATGCGGGACTATCTCGTGGTCACCCGGGGCGTCGACCCGGTGGCGTTGGAGTGCGACCGGATGACCCATATGACGCACGGGTTCCAGCCGCTCGCGCGGTTCCCGCACGGCACGGGCGCGGCGTTCCTGCACACGGTCGCCTATGTCTCGTTCCAGGAGCTCGCGACGCGGATCAGCCACCGCAACACCGGCGCGATCTGCGGCGATCCGATCGCCGAGGCGATCATGCAGCGTCTCGCCCTGGACGAGAACCTGCACATGGTCTTCTACCGCAATATTTGCGGCGCGGCGCTCGACGCCGACCCGGACCAGGCGATGGAGGCGATCGCCAACGTGGTGACGAACTTCCAGATGCCGGGGTCGAATATGCCGAACTTCCGCCGCCATGGCGTGCTCATGGCCAAGCACGGCGTCTACGACCTGCGCCAGCATTTGGAAGAGGTGCTCCTGCCCGTGATCCGCACATGGCGCGTCTTCGAGCGCGCCGATTTCACCGCGCGCGGCGAGGCGGCCCGCGACCGCCTCGCCGCGTATCTGGAAGATCTGCGGACGGTCCAAGTGCCGAGGTTCGAGGAGCACCGCGACCGCGCGTTGGCCAGGGACAAAGCCAGGGGGATCGACCGGGCGCTCGCGCCGCAGGCGGTGTGA